A section of the Dehalobacter sp. DCM genome encodes:
- a CDS encoding GspE/PulE family protein has translation MDINNSGLNGKTNTGLDRFFENNKNSFRKIGDLLIETGAISEEDLKKALVLQKKTGNRLGEVLISNGFLEERVLLEILGYQTGMSYIDLESQSINPDIPNLIQENMARRHLAFPWRKHDNTLSVAMVDPMNVYAIDDIRLSTGMEIEPMFAGEKDVVKAIDRYYGRQSAEQAVEDLKRQFDLTDANELSEAALADINNAPMVRLVNNLIRQAIQMRASDIHIEPFEASVRIRFRIDGELQEIMTLQKASHSALITRIKIMGRMDIAEKRIPLDGRVETEIDGRMIDMRLSSLPTMFGEKMVIRLLDQGGFLVTKKDLGFTPDNMKRFDTIVSHPNGIILVTGPTGSGKSTTLYSIMLELNKTNRNIITIEDPVEYRLFGINQVQVNNKAGLTFASGLRSILRQDPDIIMVGEIRDAETAQIAVRAAITGHLVISTMHTNDTAATVSRLIDMGIEPYLISSCLVGVLAQRLVRKLCPNCKEKYLAGENDKKLIGARDEEVILYRAKGCNSCSLTGYKGRTAIAEIMPISRSIHNLIDNKRPIEEIREAAKADGIITLQENCTELVRTGVTSIEELLKHKYNLE, from the coding sequence ATGGACATTAATAACTCTGGCCTGAATGGAAAAACTAATACGGGGTTGGACAGGTTCTTTGAGAACAATAAAAATAGTTTTCGCAAAATCGGTGATTTACTTATAGAAACGGGCGCGATTTCAGAAGAGGACCTCAAAAAGGCACTCGTTCTTCAAAAAAAAACCGGCAACCGGCTTGGTGAAGTATTGATCAGTAACGGTTTCCTTGAAGAGCGTGTCTTGCTTGAGATCCTGGGATATCAGACAGGTATGTCCTATATCGATCTGGAGAGTCAGAGTATCAACCCGGATATCCCGAATTTAATCCAGGAAAACATGGCACGCAGACACCTGGCCTTTCCCTGGCGCAAACATGACAATACACTTTCAGTTGCAATGGTTGATCCGATGAATGTATATGCTATTGATGATATCCGTTTAAGCACCGGTATGGAAATCGAACCGATGTTTGCTGGAGAAAAGGACGTTGTCAAAGCCATCGACCGATACTATGGGAGACAAAGTGCAGAACAGGCGGTCGAAGATTTAAAGCGCCAATTCGATTTAACTGACGCGAATGAACTGAGCGAAGCGGCATTAGCCGACATCAATAATGCGCCGATGGTTCGGTTGGTCAATAATCTGATCCGGCAAGCTATCCAAATGCGGGCCAGCGATATCCACATCGAACCCTTTGAGGCAAGCGTCCGGATTCGTTTCCGGATCGACGGTGAATTGCAGGAAATCATGACACTGCAAAAAGCTTCCCACTCCGCATTAATCACTCGGATTAAGATTATGGGAAGAATGGATATCGCAGAGAAACGCATTCCCCTCGACGGCAGGGTGGAGACTGAAATTGACGGCAGGATGATTGATATGCGGCTGTCATCTTTACCGACAATGTTTGGGGAAAAGATGGTTATCCGGTTGCTTGACCAGGGCGGGTTCCTGGTCACCAAGAAAGACTTGGGGTTTACTCCGGATAATATGAAACGGTTCGATACGATTGTCAGTCATCCGAACGGGATCATCCTTGTCACCGGGCCCACCGGCAGCGGTAAATCAACGACACTCTATTCCATTATGCTGGAATTAAATAAAACTAACCGCAATATTATCACCATTGAGGATCCGGTCGAATACCGCTTATTCGGGATCAATCAAGTCCAGGTCAACAACAAAGCCGGTCTGACTTTCGCCAGCGGACTTCGTTCAATTCTCCGTCAGGATCCGGATATTATCATGGTTGGGGAGATTCGGGATGCCGAAACAGCGCAAATCGCAGTCCGGGCTGCTATTACCGGACACTTGGTAATCAGTACCATGCATACGAACGACACTGCGGCAACCGTCTCGCGGTTGATCGATATGGGTATCGAACCCTACCTGATCTCATCCTGTCTGGTCGGTGTGCTGGCTCAGCGTTTAGTACGCAAACTTTGTCCCAATTGCAAAGAAAAATATCTGGCCGGGGAAAATGATAAAAAACTAATCGGTGCCAGGGATGAAGAAGTCATTCTCTATCGGGCCAAAGGATGCAATTCCTGTAGTCTGACCGGGTATAAAGGCAGGACTGCTATCGCGGAAATCATGCCGATCAGCCGCTCAATCCATAATTTGATTGATAATAAGCGACCGATCGAAGAAATCAGGGA
- a CDS encoding DUF7507 domain-containing protein: MLSKRSFFAKPLAIMTAVVLVFTLGFFGTPKEALACHNNGVITVQKTASDNNKDGYEGVTFTLYKWNDKKDRYENVASKSTKSIGNKGEVEFKNLTPGKYAISETVPDGYTTSLNDSNNKTTLIEYKSNPHKGDVSTHTFIVENTVKPPALTVKKTASAASVMSGDSVTYTYVVKNSDNKEITNIQITDDKIAAGQISEPEKTGGDSDGKLEKNEIWTYTATVALTATTTNTVTVTGKCGSKNLTATDSATVRVTQPDPQINIAKSATPDTLPVGGGSVTYTYTVTNPGNVPLSDVTVADDKIDLSSVVPTGDANSDGKLDTTETWIYTAAATLTESTTNMATASGTYKDMTVTDTAEFTVPVAIPETGSIVINKTYSNSPDSDANLVAGFVLTGSEEWSDEKSLTGPGSVTFSELTPGTYELTENAPAGFTPYIGELLMPANFSVEVAAGQAVVINIVNEFNVQPGVSIVKTPSTASLPYGGGTVTYEYTVTNTGNVPLYIGLEDVLDDNGTPLDDGDDFPADYVSGDDNENDLLNIGEVWKFTSDSINLTATTTNKVVVTAWTHREDRVTAEATATVTVGTPPVIPTIPQIAIVKEANVSVMTAAGDVTYTYKVTNPGNVPLTGVTVKDDNGTPAVTTDDFSPAFGSGDTVNVGVLDPGETWIYTATKNIAVTTTNIAVATGNYGIELATATDSAEVTVQSPEQPVLVPGEQGDEAVAAADDQPALPQTGGNTAAYILSGSVITAIGALIRRFQK, encoded by the coding sequence ATGCTTAGCAAAAGAAGTTTTTTTGCAAAACCTTTGGCAATTATGACCGCAGTAGTGCTGGTATTTACCCTCGGATTCTTCGGGACTCCGAAGGAGGCATTAGCCTGCCACAATAATGGTGTCATAACAGTCCAGAAAACTGCCAGCGACAATAATAAAGACGGCTATGAAGGGGTAACATTTACTCTGTACAAATGGAATGATAAAAAAGACAGGTATGAAAATGTTGCCAGTAAGTCAACAAAATCCATAGGGAATAAAGGTGAAGTGGAATTCAAAAACCTGACACCAGGAAAATACGCTATTTCCGAAACAGTTCCCGACGGCTACACGACTAGTTTAAACGATAGTAATAATAAGACAACGCTGATTGAATACAAGTCTAATCCTCATAAGGGGGATGTTAGCACTCACACGTTTATTGTCGAAAACACTGTTAAACCACCGGCTTTAACCGTTAAGAAAACAGCCAGTGCAGCATCGGTGATGAGCGGGGATTCAGTTACTTACACGTATGTTGTAAAAAACAGCGATAACAAAGAAATTACTAATATTCAAATAACCGATGATAAAATTGCGGCTGGCCAGATTTCCGAACCGGAAAAGACCGGCGGTGATTCGGATGGCAAACTGGAAAAAAATGAAATATGGACCTATACGGCTACGGTTGCCCTGACTGCAACGACAACCAATACGGTCACTGTAACTGGAAAATGCGGCAGCAAAAACCTGACGGCTACCGATTCGGCCACAGTCAGAGTGACTCAGCCTGATCCTCAGATTAACATTGCAAAAAGTGCCACTCCGGATACTTTGCCGGTTGGCGGCGGTTCAGTGACCTATACCTATACCGTAACAAATCCCGGTAATGTTCCATTAAGTGATGTTACAGTTGCCGACGATAAAATCGACCTTTCGTCTGTTGTTCCCACCGGCGATGCCAATAGTGATGGCAAACTTGACACGACTGAAACCTGGATTTACACAGCTGCTGCAACCCTGACGGAAAGCACCACAAACATGGCGACCGCGAGCGGAACTTATAAAGATATGACTGTAACCGATACAGCCGAATTCACTGTACCGGTCGCCATACCGGAAACAGGAAGCATCGTCATCAATAAAACCTATTCTAATTCGCCTGATTCCGATGCCAACCTGGTCGCTGGATTCGTGTTGACCGGCAGCGAGGAGTGGAGCGATGAAAAGTCGCTTACCGGCCCGGGCAGCGTAACCTTCAGCGAACTGACTCCCGGCACCTATGAACTGACGGAAAACGCACCGGCAGGATTCACACCGTATATTGGAGAACTACTCATGCCGGCAAATTTTTCGGTTGAAGTTGCAGCCGGACAGGCCGTGGTTATCAATATTGTCAATGAATTCAATGTCCAACCGGGAGTCAGTATTGTGAAGACCCCAAGCACAGCATCACTGCCATACGGCGGCGGTACGGTAACCTATGAATACACCGTAACCAACACCGGCAATGTCCCGCTGTATATCGGTCTAGAAGATGTCCTAGATGATAACGGCACACCGCTTGACGATGGGGATGACTTTCCTGCAGATTATGTCTCCGGTGACGACAATGAAAATGATTTACTTAACATAGGTGAAGTTTGGAAATTCACCTCGGATAGCATCAATCTCACAGCAACAACGACCAATAAAGTCGTTGTGACTGCCTGGACGCATAGAGAAGACAGAGTGACAGCTGAAGCGACAGCCACTGTCACCGTCGGAACCCCGCCGGTAATTCCAACAATTCCTCAGATCGCTATCGTTAAGGAAGCAAATGTTTCCGTGATGACGGCTGCCGGTGATGTAACCTACACCTATAAAGTTACCAATCCTGGCAACGTGCCTCTGACTGGTGTAACAGTCAAAGATGACAACGGAACACCTGCTGTTACAACAGATGATTTCAGCCCTGCCTTTGGTTCTGGCGATACGGTTAACGTTGGTGTTCTCGATCCGGGTGAAACCTGGATTTATACAGCCACTAAAAATATCGCTGTGACCACCACGAATATCGCTGTGGCAACAGGAAACTATGGAATAGAGTTGGCAACAGCCACGGATTCCGCTGAAGTTACTGTGCAGTCTCCGGAACAACCGGTCTTAGTCCCGGGAGAACAAGGTGACGAAGCTGTAGCAGCAGCGGATGACCAGCCCGCGTTGCCTCAAACCGGTGGCAACACAGCAGCTTATATCCTGAGCGGCTCAGTCATCACCGCCATTGGCGCGCTGATCCGTCGGTTCCAAAAATAA